A part of Miscanthus floridulus cultivar M001 chromosome 6, ASM1932011v1, whole genome shotgun sequence genomic DNA contains:
- the LOC136459493 gene encoding glucan endo-1,3-beta-glucosidase 14-like: MGLRVRASSLLLSLALELAVALVSVSAQQKFGINYGQIANNLPEPTQVASLLQSMNVNKVKLYDADPRVLTAFANTGVEFIITVGNENLQTMAASPAAARQWVATNVQPYLPATRITCVTVGNEVFSSNDAAMMASLLPAMKAVYAALGGMGLGSQVTVSSAHSVNVLATSFPPSSGAFREDLAEYIQPILDFHGQTGSPFLINAYPFFAYKANPGSVSLPYVLFEPNPGVRDPNTGLTYDNMLYAQIDAVYAAMKAMGHTDVGVRISETGWPSKGDEDETGATVQNAAAYNGNLMQRIAMNQGTPLKPNVPVDVYVFALFNEDMKPGPTSERNYGLFYPNGSPVYALNAGSGGGSSPGGSLNPYYTSMFSSSSRSAVSATFLTERVILLLLLQAIVILRQSYSSYC, from the exons ATGGGGCTCCGCGTCCGCGCCTCCTCGCTTCTGCTCTCCCTGGCTCTCGAGCTCGCGGTCGCGCTCGTCTCAG TGTCGGCGCAGCAGAAGTTCGGGATCAACTACGGGCAGATCGCGAACAACCTGCCGGAGCCGACGCAGGTGGCGAGTCTCCTCCAGTCGATGAACGTGAACAAGGTGAAGCTCTACGACGCAGACCCCCGGGTGCTGACGGCGTTCGCCAACACCGGCGTCGAGTTCATCATCACCGTGGGCAACGAGAACCTGCAGACCATGGCGGCCAGCCCCGCCGCGGCGCGCCAGTGGGTGGCGACGAACGTGCAGCCCTACCTCCCGGCCACGCGCATCACCTGCGTCACCGTCGGCAACGAGGTCTTCTCCAGCAACGACGCGGCCATGATGGCCAGCCTCCTCCCCGCCATGAAGGCCGTGTACGCCGCGCTCGGCGGGATGGGCCTCGGCAGCCAAGTGACCGTGTCGTCGGCGCACTCCGTGAACGTGCTCGCCACCAGCTTCCCGCCGTCGTCGGGCGCGTTCCGGGAGGACCTCGCGGAGTACATCCAACCCATCCTCGACTTCCACGGACAGACGGGGTCGCCGTTCCTCATCAACGCGTATCCGTTCTTCGCGTACAAGGCGAACCCCGGGAGCGTGTCGCTGCCGTACGTGCTGTTCGAGCCCAACCCGGGCGTGCGCGACCCCAACACCGGCCTCACCTACGACAACATGCTCTACGCCCAGATCGACGCCGTGTACGCCGCCATGAAGGCCATGGGGCACACGGACGTGGGCGTGCGGATCTCGGAGACCGGGTGGCCGTCCAAGGGCGACGAGGACGAGACCGGCGCCACGGTGCAGAACGCCGCGGCGTACAACGGCAACCTGATGCAGAGGATCGCCATGAACCAGGGGACGCCGCTAAAGCCCAACGTGCCCGTCGACGTGTACGTGTTCGCGCTCTTCAACGAGGACATGAAGCCAGGGCCCACGTCGGAGCGGAACTACGGCCTGTTCTACCCCAACGGCTCGCCGGTGTACGCGCTCAACGCCGGCTCTGGCGGCGGTTCGAGTCCCGGCGGATCGCTCAACCCGTACTACACGTCCATGTTCTCCTCCTCGTCCAGATCGGCGGTGAGCGCAACCTTTTTGACAGAGAGAGTGATACTTTTACTGCTGCTGCAAGCAATTGTAATACTCCGACAATCATATTCATCATACTGTTAG
- the LOC136459494 gene encoding uncharacterized protein — protein sequence MPQVDLESLVCGVSGAGAGDRKVSCETVIAGGSEDASPPRMPMLPPPPPDPDFPPESITIPIGDDVSFSELNPIYERDDSTKGSTNPKFAAAVVANPIAAKTRSNSTRVAGAPPPAAGTTFFGLPAKIRPTFSRRRPSQGRILHDKRASGGGGGRGDGEVEPRSPKVSCIGKVLSDRERHGRRRRGRHGWWHGVAAMFRCDGCARVPGGASRKMALEDDDGEQQQEEPGIAGMRRFKSGRRAASWGDEALAAAAVGDEDEGKERPDSQDAEQWSRRPVI from the coding sequence ATGCCCCAGGTGGACCTGGAGAGCCTGGTGTGCGGCGTGtcgggcgccggcgccggggacAGGAAGGTGTCGTGCGAGACGGTCATCGCGGGGGGCAGCGAGGACGCCTCGCCGCCGCGGATGCccatgctgccgccgccgccaccggaccCGGACTTCCCGCCCGAGTCGATAACCATCCCCATCGGCGACGACGTGTCGTTCTCGGAGCTGAACCCGATATACGAACGGGACGACTCCACCAAGGGCAGCACCAACCCCAAGTTCGCGGCGGCCGTCGTGGCCAACCCCATCGCGGCCAAGACGCGGTCCAACTCCACGCGCGTCGCGGGCGCCCCACCCCCCGCGGCCGGCACCACTTTCTTCGGCCTCCCGGCCAAGATCCGCCCGACCTTCTCCCGGCGCCGGCCGTCGCAAGGCCGGATCTTGCACGACAAGcgcgcgagcggcggcggcggcggcaggggcgACGGCGAGGTGGAGCCGCGGTCGCCCAAGGTGTCCTGCATTGGCAAGGTCCTGTCCGACCGGGAGCGGCACGGGCGGCGCCGGCGCGGGCGCCACGGGTGGTGGCACGGCGTGGCGGCCATGTTCCGGTGCGACGGCTGCGCCCGTGTACCCGGCGGCGCGTCCAGGAAGATGGCGCTGGAGGACGATGacggggagcagcagcaggaggagccgGGCATTGCGGGAATGCGGAGGTTCAAGTCCGGGAGAAGAGCCGCTTCGTGGGGCGACGAGGCGCTGGCCGCGGCGGCGGTGGGCGACGAGGacgaggggaaggagaggcccgACAGCCAGGACGCTGAGCAGTGGTCCCGGCGGCCGGTAATTTAG
- the LOC136459495 gene encoding uncharacterized protein gives MAAAGDGQTQPQPRQEPEPVAGAATGGGVIAKLEEEWRKAKEHAQTYPYVWGSYILVYGGLGAYLAWRWRKLRRTEDRVRVLQERLRKLSAAEESQAASGSGSASTASTPPPPQQSASGPAKPASSP, from the coding sequence ATGGCGGCCGCCGGGGACGGACAGACACAGCCGCAGCCGCGGCAGGAGCCAGAGCCAGTGGCGGGAGCGGCGACTGGAGGCGGCGTGATCGCGAAGCTGGAGGAGGAGTGGCGGAAGGCGAAGGAGCACGCGCAGACCTACCCGTACGTGTGGGGCTCCTACATCCTCGTGTACGGCGGCCTCGGCGCTTACCTCGCCTGGCGCTGGCGTAAGCTCCGCCGCACCGAGGACCGCGTCCGCGTTCTCCAGGAACGCCTCCGCAAGCTCTCCGCGGCCGAGGAATCGCAGGCcgcctccggctccggctccgcttCCACTGCCTCGACCCCTCCCCCGCCGCAGCAGTCGGCTTCTGGGCCCGCGAAGCCCGCCTCAAGCCCGTGA